A DNA window from Candidatus Deferrimicrobiaceae bacterium contains the following coding sequences:
- a CDS encoding V-type ATPase subunit, producing the protein MSDLYFLNARLRSLRSSLLPPAAYARLLLQPDLAAFTAALRETPYGRALEETGGEPGDVARMEEALRRELSGSLVRLLAMGREDCREAVRRLLGFLELRTLRAIVRGMCTKRPAAEILAALVPTGLYDEAALEALCRQHDVRDVALLLLGWRDPNGATLLRSLAGYREPGDAWMLETALDRAFFKANAPPREADDDLALFLSLAADRTNLATALSGVAERIAPDRLRRCFLPGGRVYRAADFAHLVESASVGEAAERAARSVFAPVLEGLTWRPGGVPQFPVLERALDRVLLQCMRMRMRVEPLGTAPLVCWLLDKFREVANLRLIFRGRLAGMTAADLAILLSAEG; encoded by the coding sequence ATGAGTGACCTTTACTTCCTCAACGCGCGGCTGCGATCGCTCCGCTCCTCCCTGCTCCCCCCGGCGGCATACGCGCGGCTGCTGCTCCAGCCGGACCTCGCGGCCTTCACCGCCGCGTTGCGGGAAACCCCTTACGGGCGCGCCCTTGAAGAGACCGGAGGCGAGCCGGGCGACGTCGCCCGGATGGAGGAGGCGCTCCGCAGGGAGTTATCGGGATCGCTTGTCCGGCTCCTCGCGATGGGACGGGAAGATTGCCGCGAGGCGGTCCGCCGCCTCCTTGGCTTCCTCGAGCTCCGAACGCTCCGGGCGATCGTCCGGGGCATGTGCACCAAACGGCCGGCGGCCGAGATCCTGGCCGCGCTCGTTCCTACGGGCCTTTACGACGAGGCGGCGCTCGAGGCGCTTTGTCGGCAGCACGACGTGCGCGATGTCGCCCTGCTGCTGCTCGGTTGGCGCGATCCGAACGGCGCGACGCTGTTGCGGTCGCTCGCGGGCTACCGGGAGCCGGGCGACGCCTGGATGCTCGAGACGGCGCTGGACCGGGCCTTCTTCAAGGCGAACGCACCACCGCGCGAGGCGGACGACGACCTGGCGCTCTTCCTGTCGCTGGCCGCCGACCGGACCAACCTGGCGACGGCGCTTTCCGGCGTGGCGGAACGGATCGCGCCCGACCGGCTTCGTCGCTGCTTCCTCCCCGGGGGGCGCGTCTACCGGGCGGCCGACTTTGCGCACCTCGTCGAGTCGGCATCGGTGGGCGAAGCGGCGGAGCGCGCGGCCCGCTCGGTCTTCGCGCCCGTCCTGGAAGGGCTCACCTGGCGCCCCGGCGGCGTTCCGCAGTTTCCCGTCCTGGAGCGGGCGCTCGACCGCGTCCTGCTGCAATGCATGCGGATGAGGATGCGGGTCGAGCCGCTGGGAACGGCTCCCCTCGTCTGCTGGCTGCTCGACAAGTTCCGGGAGGTGGCCAACCTGCGGCTGATCTTCCGCGGGCGCCTGGCGGGAATGACGGCGGCCGACCTGGCGATCCTGCTGTCGGCGGAGGGCTGA
- a CDS encoding diguanylate cyclase: protein MKILIADDDPITRRLLCRTVEKWGHEAIEAADGVEALAKLTQSGTKFLILDWTMPGVDGIELCRRVRCLEDQGYVYIVILTVKDRREDVILALESGADDHMAKPFDRLELRARVRAGERVLELEQSLLNENVGLKSRNERLEELVSIDPLMEIGNRRGLFQAIGKAHHRFTRYDEPYGVVMCDIDHFKAYNDTYGHLAGDQALHAVADAMKRVLRVSDEIFRFGGEEILLITPKQSPQGMLQFAERLRQAVERLAIPHEKAASGLLTVSCGATIASGTDAGRRWEDLMQRADQALYLAKAAGRNAVRYRGQDDAGDMLPTGGQAKGRTGSAGASPTA, encoded by the coding sequence ATGAAAATCCTGATTGCCGATGACGATCCGATCACCCGGCGGCTGCTGTGCCGGACCGTCGAAAAGTGGGGCCACGAGGCGATCGAGGCGGCCGACGGGGTCGAGGCGCTTGCGAAGCTGACGCAAAGCGGCACCAAATTCCTCATCCTCGACTGGACCATGCCCGGCGTGGACGGGATCGAGCTGTGCCGGAGGGTCCGCTGCCTCGAAGACCAGGGCTACGTCTACATCGTCATCCTCACCGTGAAGGACCGGAGGGAGGATGTGATCCTGGCGCTAGAATCGGGCGCCGACGACCACATGGCCAAGCCCTTCGACCGGTTGGAGCTCCGGGCGCGGGTCCGGGCGGGCGAGCGGGTCCTCGAGCTCGAGCAGTCGCTTTTGAACGAGAACGTCGGGCTGAAGTCGCGCAACGAGCGGCTCGAGGAGCTGGTCAGCATCGATCCCCTGATGGAGATCGGCAACCGTCGCGGCCTGTTCCAGGCGATCGGGAAGGCGCACCACCGTTTCACCCGCTACGACGAGCCCTATGGCGTGGTCATGTGCGACATCGACCACTTCAAGGCCTACAACGACACCTACGGCCACCTGGCCGGCGACCAGGCGTTGCACGCGGTCGCCGACGCCATGAAGCGGGTGCTCCGGGTGTCCGACGAGATCTTCCGGTTCGGCGGCGAGGAGATCCTGCTGATCACCCCCAAGCAGTCCCCGCAAGGGATGCTGCAGTTCGCCGAGCGGCTCCGCCAGGCGGTCGAGCGGTTGGCCATCCCCCACGAAAAGGCGGCCTCGGGTCTGTTGACCGTCAGTTGCGGGGCGACCATCGCGAGCGGGACGGATGCGGGGAGGCGGTGGGAAGATCTGATGCAGCGGGCCGACCAGGCGCTCTATCTGGCCAAGGCGGCGGGGCGGAACGCGGTCCGGTACCGGGGCCAGGACGACGCGGGCGATATGTTGCCCACTGGCGGGCAGGCGAAGGGGCGAACCGGCTCGGCCGGCGCTTCGCCGACCGCATGA
- a CDS encoding crotonase/enoyl-CoA hydratase family protein, with protein MAGCVLQFPVLIPHLSQVRTLFDDSRKTMWTFMAPSGRQCFNERLLDDLVCCYGSIRQHNQRYLRDTGECPIRYAVVASANASVFSYGGDIALFRKLIVERDRGGLTRYAMKCIDLVHTVSVNCDLPMSTIALVQGEALGGGFEAALSASYLVAEKRARFALPEILFNLFPGMGAYQFLARRLRMKQVEEIVTSGNVYTAAELYEMGVVDVLAEDGEGELAVHEFVREHSRRSNARHAIGQVRQEVFSVTRESLVRTVEIWVETALRLTGADLRVIDRLVRAQVAKTETAEPGVEADRAGG; from the coding sequence ATGGCCGGCTGTGTTCTCCAGTTTCCCGTTCTCATCCCTCACCTCTCGCAGGTCCGCACGCTTTTCGACGATTCCCGGAAGACCATGTGGACCTTCATGGCGCCCAGCGGTCGTCAATGCTTCAACGAAAGGCTGCTCGACGACCTGGTCTGCTGCTACGGCTCGATCCGTCAGCACAACCAACGCTACCTGCGCGACACGGGCGAGTGCCCGATCCGCTATGCGGTCGTCGCTTCGGCCAACGCTTCGGTGTTCAGCTACGGGGGCGACATCGCCCTCTTCCGGAAGCTGATCGTCGAGCGGGACCGGGGTGGGCTTACGCGATATGCGATGAAGTGCATCGACCTGGTCCACACGGTCTCGGTGAATTGCGACCTGCCCATGAGCACGATCGCGCTGGTCCAGGGCGAGGCGCTAGGCGGCGGGTTCGAGGCGGCGCTCTCGGCCTCGTACCTGGTTGCCGAAAAACGCGCGCGCTTCGCGCTGCCCGAGATCCTTTTCAACCTGTTCCCCGGGATGGGCGCCTACCAGTTTCTGGCACGCCGCCTCCGGATGAAGCAGGTCGAGGAGATCGTGACGAGCGGAAATGTCTATACCGCGGCCGAGCTTTACGAGATGGGCGTGGTCGACGTGCTGGCCGAGGACGGCGAGGGGGAGCTGGCGGTCCACGAATTCGTCCGCGAGCATTCACGCCGCAGCAACGCGCGCCACGCGATCGGGCAGGTTCGGCAGGAAGTGTTTTCCGTGACCAGGGAGTCGCTCGTGCGGACCGTCGAGATCTGGGTCGAGACCGCCTTGCGGCTGACGGGGGCCGATCTCAGGGTCATCGACCGGCTGGTGCGGGCGCAGGTCGCCAAGACGGAAACGGCGGAACCCGGCGTCGAGGCCGACCGCGCGGGCGGCTGA
- a CDS encoding V-type ATP synthase subunit E family protein: MTGEGLTRHLLERAEARAAAILELAREESDARIAQAAADAEQEARAAEAALRREAEQIRSLRVGRARLEARQHLARARAALADEVLQRLSERLARLPFEAGYPELAARLFREILIELPEGEVTVRADAGSSAAIRARDDGGRFRLEPLPDEELGGVEGFDAGRTFCIRNTLASRMRKATPALREEIGRMLGQPDE, encoded by the coding sequence GTGACCGGCGAGGGGCTGACCCGGCACCTGCTCGAGCGCGCGGAGGCCCGGGCCGCGGCGATCCTGGAACTCGCCCGGGAGGAATCGGATGCACGGATCGCCCAGGCAGCCGCGGACGCGGAGCAGGAGGCGCGGGCGGCGGAAGCGGCCTTGCGGCGGGAGGCCGAGCAGATTCGGTCGCTGCGGGTGGGGCGCGCGCGCCTCGAGGCGCGGCAGCATCTCGCGCGGGCACGTGCAGCGCTGGCCGACGAGGTGCTGCAACGGCTCTCGGAGCGCCTGGCGCGGCTGCCTTTCGAGGCGGGATACCCGGAGCTCGCGGCGCGCCTGTTCCGCGAGATCCTCATCGAGCTGCCGGAGGGCGAGGTCACGGTGCGCGCCGACGCCGGGTCGAGCGCCGCGATCCGGGCGCGCGACGATGGCGGGCGCTTCCGCCTCGAGCCGCTGCCGGACGAAGAGCTGGGCGGCGTCGAGGGATTCGATGCGGGCCGGACCTTCTGCATCCGGAACACGCTCGCGAGCCGGATGCGCAAGGCGACTCCCGCGTTGCGCGAGGAGATCGGGCGGATGCTCGGGCAACCCGATGAGTGA
- a CDS encoding ATP-binding protein, with protein sequence MEPVAKQSACIVGRTVALVRSRLSGRVDSEHEQAIIRLAITCLIIPYLLYSRISAGSIDARIEVACLTGFAFFFFSLSVLAGIVLRPAPSPIRRLIGMAGDMYGTSCCLYMGGEKLAPLYIIYLWVTLGNGFRFGQRYMFASSAASVLSFAFVIWKIDYWSSQMPLSIGLLAGLIVLPAYTSTLLRKLKRANLRLAEATVRAEEANRAKSQFLANMSHELRTPLNGILGMGELLAGTRLDREQRDFADTICDSARVMVSLVTDVLDFSKIEAGKIEIEKTRFDLHALLKGTAAMLVHQAAAKGVRLSTIIPPEVPFLLHGDPSRLRQVLTNLLSNAVKFTESGEITLRVRTESDAGDRVTLGFEVKDTGIGMTPAQQARIFDRFTQADDSTTRKYGGTGLGTTISKQLVELMGGEIRLESEPGGGSTFLFTLPFAKAQEEQAFVGNDEAGGLRFLVLSAEEGILETVTRHLASWRIDVDSAARGTQAFSKLVAAADSENPYHAVIVAAQGLDMGAAEFATVVHSVRKIAETPLILIAGAAPDFDAISRQGYCSALDDTIDKTMLFNAIHFIRPDTPDHDGMAFLANRYRQRSATPEHYRILVAEDNPVNQKVIGLILEKAGHTVTIVDNGELALDAMQAGPFDIALLDLNMPVMGGVEAAKMYRIVTPGGPWIPMVALTADTTIETQRRCEEARFAAHVSKPVDSAKLLAVIAHLAARPVPAAVNDPPPAVSMVREPGMPYPAREETLATDAIEALKAMGANDAFLVDLMGMFMEGTERKLEGIGQAARTRSPGDFRQLAHALKGSAGQIGALALSTLAGGCSVASDETIRREGTILHDRLRAEYGRVRELLVLQSRKFGCN encoded by the coding sequence ATGGAACCGGTCGCCAAGCAATCGGCGTGCATTGTGGGCAGGACCGTCGCGCTGGTCCGCTCCCGTCTTTCCGGCCGGGTCGATTCCGAGCACGAACAGGCCATCATCCGGTTGGCGATCACCTGCCTGATCATCCCCTACCTCCTCTACTCGCGCATCTCGGCGGGCTCGATCGACGCGCGCATCGAAGTGGCCTGCCTGACGGGCTTCGCGTTCTTCTTCTTTTCCCTGTCGGTCCTGGCGGGAATCGTCCTGCGGCCCGCCCCGTCGCCGATCCGCCGGCTGATCGGCATGGCGGGGGACATGTACGGGACTTCCTGCTGCCTCTACATGGGCGGCGAAAAGCTCGCCCCCCTCTACATCATCTACCTCTGGGTCACCCTCGGGAACGGCTTCCGGTTCGGACAGCGCTACATGTTCGCCAGCTCGGCCGCCAGCGTGCTTTCCTTCGCGTTCGTCATCTGGAAGATCGACTATTGGTCCAGCCAGATGCCGCTCTCGATCGGCCTCCTGGCCGGGCTGATCGTGCTGCCCGCCTACACCTCGACGCTGCTCCGGAAGCTGAAGCGGGCGAACCTGCGGCTGGCCGAGGCCACCGTCCGCGCCGAGGAAGCCAACCGCGCCAAGAGCCAGTTCCTGGCCAACATGTCGCACGAGCTGCGCACTCCGCTCAACGGCATCCTGGGCATGGGAGAGCTGCTGGCCGGCACCCGCCTCGATCGCGAGCAGCGGGATTTCGCCGACACGATCTGCGATTCGGCGCGCGTCATGGTCTCCCTCGTGACGGACGTGCTCGACTTCTCCAAGATCGAGGCCGGCAAGATCGAGATCGAAAAGACCCGGTTCGACCTGCACGCCCTGCTCAAAGGGACCGCGGCCATGCTGGTCCACCAGGCCGCCGCCAAGGGGGTCCGTCTTTCCACGATCATCCCGCCCGAGGTGCCGTTCCTCTTGCACGGCGACCCGTCCCGGCTTCGCCAGGTGCTGACAAACCTCCTCTCGAACGCCGTCAAGTTCACCGAGTCGGGCGAGATCACCCTGCGGGTCCGGACCGAGTCCGACGCGGGCGACCGGGTGACGCTCGGGTTCGAGGTGAAGGACACCGGCATCGGCATGACGCCCGCGCAGCAGGCGCGGATCTTCGACCGTTTCACGCAGGCCGACGATTCCACCACGCGCAAGTACGGCGGGACGGGCCTTGGCACGACGATCTCGAAGCAGCTGGTCGAGCTGATGGGGGGCGAGATCCGTCTCGAAAGCGAGCCGGGGGGAGGAAGCACATTCCTGTTTACCCTGCCCTTCGCGAAAGCGCAGGAGGAACAGGCCTTCGTCGGGAACGACGAGGCCGGCGGACTCCGCTTCCTCGTTCTCTCGGCCGAAGAAGGCATTCTCGAGACGGTCACCCGCCATCTTGCCTCCTGGCGGATCGACGTCGATTCGGCCGCCCGGGGAACCCAGGCCTTTTCGAAACTCGTCGCGGCAGCCGACAGTGAGAATCCGTACCACGCGGTGATCGTCGCCGCGCAGGGGCTCGACATGGGAGCCGCCGAATTCGCGACCGTCGTCCATTCGGTCCGCAAGATCGCCGAGACCCCCCTTATCCTGATCGCCGGCGCCGCGCCCGATTTCGACGCCATCTCCCGGCAGGGATATTGCTCCGCCCTCGACGACACGATCGACAAGACCATGCTGTTCAACGCCATCCACTTCATCCGCCCCGACACCCCGGACCACGACGGGATGGCCTTCCTCGCCAACCGCTACCGGCAGCGCAGCGCGACACCCGAGCATTACCGGATCCTCGTTGCCGAGGACAACCCGGTCAACCAGAAGGTGATCGGGCTCATCCTCGAGAAGGCGGGCCACACGGTCACGATCGTCGACAACGGCGAGCTGGCGCTCGACGCCATGCAGGCCGGGCCGTTCGACATCGCGCTGCTCGACCTCAACATGCCGGTCATGGGCGGCGTGGAAGCGGCCAAGATGTACCGGATCGTGACGCCCGGAGGGCCCTGGATCCCGATGGTCGCCCTCACGGCAGACACGACGATAGAGACGCAGCGCCGATGCGAGGAGGCACGCTTCGCAGCCCACGTCTCCAAGCCGGTCGATTCGGCCAAACTGCTCGCCGTAATCGCACACCTGGCGGCGCGGCCCGTCCCCGCGGCCGTAAACGACCCGCCCCCGGCCGTGTCGATGGTCAGGGAACCGGGGATGCCCTACCCCGCGCGGGAAGAGACGCTGGCAACCGATGCGATCGAGGCGCTGAAGGCCATGGGGGCGAACGACGCCTTTCTTGTGGACCTGATGGGGATGTTCATGGAAGGGACCGAACGGAAGCTTGAGGGGATCGGTCAGGCCGCCCGGACGCGGTCGCCCGGCGACTTTCGGCAGCTGGCGCACGCCCTGAAGGGCTCAGCGGGCCAGATCGGCGCGCTCGCCCTCTCGACGCTGGCCGGCGGTTGCTCGGTCGCCAGCGACGAGACCATCCGGCGCGAAGGCACGATCCTGCACGACCGGCTGCGCGCCGAGTACGGGCGCGTCCGGGAGCTGCTGGTCCTGCAGTCGCGCAAGTTCGGCTGCAACTGA
- a CDS encoding V-type ATP synthase subunit A, whose amino-acid sequence MACEGTIVNVAGPAVVAAGMADCRMHDRVVVGDAGLMGEIIRLERDRVTIQVYEDTTGLRLGEKVVGAGEPLVVELGPGLLGSVFDGIQRPLEAIRAAQGDFIGRGIAAPALPRDRQWLFRPCVSAGDPVGPGDIVGRIDETPGIEHRVMAPAGVSGRIGQVREGPLTVTEPAALLEDGTAIPILQHWPVRTPRRFAARLPSTVPFITGQRVFDVLFPLALGGSAILPGGFGTGKTVVEQTLARYAAADVIVFVGCGERGNEMTEVLSDFPALSDPSTGRPLMERTVLVVNTSNMPVAAREASIYTGITIAEYYRDMGYRVALMADSISRWAEALREISSRLEEMTGEEGYPTYLSTRQAKFYERGGRVTCLGKEKREGAVTIVASVSPPGGDFSEPVTQGAQRLAGVFWALDPELAHQRHFPAVNWRKSYSLYRDSLDSWFSENVSPEWAALRGELMRLLQREEELQEIVQLVGIEALQDEERLLLTASRMIREEFLRQSVFSPNEAVCPPEKAFLMLKAFLAWHDACRRQVAAGVPADTVLARPLRAEVVLLREAPAEDFAARAGALLARIAQEGREAP is encoded by the coding sequence ATGGCTTGCGAGGGAACCATCGTCAACGTGGCCGGGCCCGCCGTCGTGGCCGCCGGGATGGCCGACTGCCGGATGCACGACCGCGTCGTCGTGGGCGATGCCGGCCTCATGGGCGAGATCATTCGCCTCGAGCGGGACCGAGTGACGATTCAGGTCTACGAGGACACGACGGGGCTCCGGCTGGGCGAGAAGGTCGTCGGCGCAGGCGAGCCGCTCGTGGTTGAGCTTGGGCCCGGCCTGCTCGGCTCGGTCTTCGACGGGATCCAGCGCCCCCTCGAGGCCATCCGGGCGGCTCAGGGCGACTTCATCGGGCGGGGGATCGCGGCGCCCGCACTGCCGCGCGACCGGCAGTGGCTGTTCCGGCCGTGCGTCTCGGCCGGGGACCCGGTGGGCCCCGGCGACATCGTCGGCCGTATCGACGAGACGCCGGGCATCGAGCACCGGGTGATGGCGCCGGCCGGCGTCTCCGGGCGCATCGGCCAAGTGCGGGAGGGGCCGCTGACGGTGACCGAGCCCGCCGCCCTCCTCGAGGACGGGACGGCGATTCCGATCCTCCAGCATTGGCCGGTCCGCACGCCCCGTCGGTTCGCCGCGCGCCTTCCCAGCACGGTCCCGTTCATCACCGGGCAACGCGTCTTCGATGTGCTCTTCCCGCTCGCGCTTGGCGGCTCGGCCATTCTCCCCGGCGGATTCGGCACGGGCAAGACGGTGGTCGAGCAGACGCTTGCCCGCTACGCCGCCGCCGACGTGATCGTCTTCGTCGGATGCGGGGAGCGGGGCAACGAGATGACGGAAGTGCTATCCGACTTCCCGGCACTGTCCGACCCGTCGACCGGGAGGCCGCTGATGGAACGGACCGTTCTCGTCGTGAACACCTCCAACATGCCGGTAGCCGCACGGGAGGCGTCGATCTACACCGGCATCACGATCGCCGAATATTACCGCGACATGGGCTACCGGGTGGCGCTGATGGCCGACTCGATCTCGCGCTGGGCCGAGGCGCTTCGGGAAATCTCTTCGCGGCTCGAGGAGATGACGGGCGAGGAGGGCTACCCGACCTACCTCTCCACGCGCCAGGCGAAATTTTACGAGCGCGGCGGCCGCGTGACCTGCCTCGGAAAGGAGAAACGCGAGGGGGCGGTGACGATCGTCGCCTCGGTCTCCCCGCCGGGAGGCGACTTCTCGGAGCCGGTCACGCAAGGGGCGCAGCGGCTCGCCGGCGTCTTCTGGGCGCTCGACCCCGAGCTTGCCCACCAACGCCACTTCCCCGCGGTGAACTGGCGGAAGAGCTATTCCCTCTACCGCGATTCGCTCGACAGCTGGTTCTCGGAAAACGTGTCACCGGAATGGGCAGCGCTTCGGGGCGAGCTCATGCGGCTGCTCCAGCGCGAGGAGGAGCTGCAGGAGATCGTGCAGCTCGTTGGCATCGAGGCGCTGCAGGACGAGGAGCGGCTGCTGTTGACGGCCAGCCGGATGATTCGCGAGGAGTTCCTGCGTCAAAGCGTCTTCTCGCCGAACGAGGCGGTGTGCCCCCCGGAGAAGGCGTTCCTCATGCTCAAGGCGTTCCTCGCGTGGCACGACGCCTGCCGCCGGCAGGTCGCGGCCGGCGTCCCCGCCGATACGGTGCTCGCCCGCCCCCTCCGGGCAGAGGTGGTCCTGCTGCGGGAGGCGCCCGCGGAGGATTTCGCCGCCCGGGCAGGGGCGCTGCTCGCCCGGATCGCACAGGAAGGGAGGGAAGCGCCATAG
- a CDS encoding V-type ATP synthase subunit D: protein MATEQASATRTELLSLSAREGGARKGLELLRSKRKALVRELFAAMDQAVSGRGRLDEAMGRATGALAIALGTDGMAGVASAAFAAHREIPVALVERNVWGVRFPEIRCPDLARRSDERGYALSAVPAATNDAARAFEEALEAVFRVLDEEARLRRIGAEVRRTTRRVNALTEVVIPGLRARIRAIRLALEEREREDVYRQKRFKSRKRG from the coding sequence ATGGCGACCGAGCAGGCCAGCGCCACGCGGACGGAGCTGCTGTCGCTGTCGGCGCGCGAGGGCGGGGCGCGCAAGGGGCTCGAGCTTCTTCGGAGCAAGCGGAAGGCGCTGGTGCGCGAGCTGTTCGCGGCGATGGACCAGGCGGTCTCGGGGCGCGGCCGCCTCGACGAGGCGATGGGGCGGGCGACGGGAGCGCTGGCGATCGCGCTGGGGACGGACGGCATGGCGGGCGTCGCCTCCGCGGCGTTCGCAGCGCACCGCGAGATTCCGGTGGCGCTCGTCGAGCGCAACGTCTGGGGCGTTCGCTTCCCCGAGATCCGCTGCCCGGACCTCGCCCGCCGATCCGACGAACGCGGATACGCGCTCTCTGCCGTGCCGGCGGCGACGAACGACGCCGCCCGTGCCTTCGAGGAGGCGCTCGAGGCCGTCTTCCGGGTGCTCGACGAGGAAGCGCGCCTGCGCCGCATCGGCGCGGAGGTCCGACGAACGACCCGCCGCGTCAACGCCCTCACCGAGGTCGTGATCCCGGGGCTCCGGGCGCGAATCCGCGCTATCCGGCTCGCCCTCGAGGAACGAGAGCGGGAGGACGTCTACAGGCAGAAGCGTTTCAAGTCGCGGAAGCGAGGATAG
- a CDS encoding V-type ATP synthase subunit B — MDLVTREYRTLHSVAGPLLFVEGVRRVFMGEMVDVLAPGGGARRGQVIAFSDRHAVIQLLEETTGIGIASTRIRFTDAVARMPLSPEILGRRFNGAGEPADGLPAILPLKWADIAGAPINPMARDKPSHMLRTGLSAIDALCTLVRGQKLPIFSGAGLPAREVAVQILREAGMEAADGHSGGSGFAVVFAALGITHREAEYFLQAFEGSGVMERTVVFLNLADDPTIERLLTPRFALTAAEYLAFGLDRDVLVILTDMTHYCEALREVATAREEIPGRRGYPGYMYTDLATIYERAGRIKGRRGSVTQLPILTMPDDDITHPIPDLTGYITEGQVVLSRDLHRKGIFPPIDVLPCLSRLMSLGIGEGKTRGDHRGLADQLYASYAQGRELRRLAAIVGEEGLREEDRKLCRFADAFEAGFVHQGAVGRTVEETLDLGWKLLGKLPREALTRVRPADLAARYRGE, encoded by the coding sequence ATAGACCTCGTCACGCGGGAATACCGGACCCTTCACTCGGTCGCCGGACCGCTCCTCTTCGTCGAGGGCGTCCGCCGCGTCTTCATGGGGGAAATGGTCGATGTCCTGGCGCCCGGCGGCGGCGCGCGGCGCGGACAGGTGATCGCCTTTTCGGACCGGCACGCGGTGATCCAGCTGCTGGAGGAGACGACGGGGATCGGCATCGCCTCGACCCGGATCCGCTTCACGGACGCCGTCGCCCGGATGCCGCTCTCCCCCGAAATCCTCGGCCGCCGCTTCAACGGGGCGGGCGAGCCGGCGGACGGCCTCCCCGCGATCCTCCCGCTGAAATGGGCGGACATCGCCGGGGCGCCGATCAACCCGATGGCGCGCGACAAGCCGTCGCACATGCTCCGGACGGGCCTCTCCGCGATCGACGCGCTCTGCACGCTGGTCCGGGGGCAGAAGCTGCCGATCTTCTCGGGCGCCGGGCTGCCGGCGCGCGAAGTCGCCGTCCAGATCCTCCGGGAGGCGGGAATGGAGGCTGCGGACGGCCATTCCGGCGGCAGCGGCTTCGCCGTCGTGTTCGCGGCGCTGGGAATCACGCACCGGGAAGCCGAATACTTTCTGCAGGCGTTCGAAGGAAGCGGCGTCATGGAGCGCACCGTCGTCTTCCTCAACCTGGCGGACGACCCGACGATCGAGCGGCTGCTCACGCCCCGCTTTGCGCTGACCGCCGCCGAGTACCTGGCGTTCGGACTCGACCGCGACGTCCTCGTCATCCTCACCGACATGACCCACTACTGCGAGGCGCTGCGCGAGGTGGCCACCGCCCGCGAGGAGATCCCGGGGCGACGCGGCTACCCGGGTTACATGTACACCGACCTGGCGACGATCTATGAACGCGCCGGGCGCATCAAGGGGCGGCGCGGTTCGGTCACGCAGCTCCCCATCCTGACGATGCCCGACGACGACATCACGCATCCCATTCCCGACCTGACCGGCTACATCACCGAGGGGCAGGTCGTCCTTTCGCGCGACCTGCACCGAAAAGGGATTTTCCCGCCCATCGACGTATTGCCGTGCCTGTCGCGCCTCATGAGCCTCGGCATCGGCGAAGGGAAGACGCGCGGCGACCATCGGGGGCTGGCGGACCAGCTCTACGCCTCCTACGCCCAGGGACGGGAGTTGCGGCGTCTCGCCGCGATCGTCGGGGAGGAAGGGCTGCGCGAGGAGGACCGCAAGCTGTGCCGGTTTGCGGACGCGTTCGAGGCCGGATTCGTCCACCAGGGGGCGGTCGGACGGACCGTCGAGGAGACGCTCGACCTCGGCTGGAAGCTGCTCGGGAAATTGCCGAGGGAAGCTTTGACGCGCGTCCGCCCGGCGGACCTCGCGGCGCGGTACCGGGGAGAATGA
- a CDS encoding Hpt domain-containing protein encodes MNRNDGPTQPIDLAAAMERFDGDLPFFRTLLGEFISVMPDRLRLLEEAAGRDDREQFRNIAHGIRGAAGNLGAGTVSELARELEGLGAASGLPNAAGPLKALRREIARIERYAGAFE; translated from the coding sequence GTGAACCGGAACGACGGGCCAACGCAGCCGATCGACCTGGCGGCCGCGATGGAGCGGTTCGACGGGGACCTCCCCTTTTTCCGCACCCTCCTGGGAGAGTTCATCTCGGTGATGCCCGACCGGCTCCGGCTCCTCGAGGAGGCGGCCGGGCGCGACGACCGTGAGCAGTTCCGGAACATCGCCCACGGGATCCGCGGGGCCGCGGGCAATCTCGGCGCAGGTACCGTTTCCGAGCTCGCGCGTGAGCTCGAGGGGCTTGGCGCCGCATCCGGTCTCCCCAATGCGGCCGGGCCTCTCAAGGCGTTGCGCCGCGAGATCGCCCGGATCGAACGATACGCAGGAGCATTCGAATGA
- a CDS encoding V-type ATP synthase subunit F, with amino-acid sequence MERIWALTDKETGIGFRLAGIATRAVSTPAELACCAEGLLSDPGAQVVLVDETLFRQLPEPAQRRIEGNERPVFVAVPSAGRAAGAARPEEIVTRLMQRAIGYQIRIRR; translated from the coding sequence ATGGAACGAATCTGGGCGCTGACGGACAAGGAGACGGGGATCGGCTTCCGGCTGGCGGGGATCGCGACGCGCGCGGTCTCGACTCCCGCGGAGCTGGCGTGCTGTGCGGAGGGGCTCCTGTCGGACCCCGGGGCACAGGTGGTGCTGGTCGACGAAACCCTCTTCCGGCAGCTTCCGGAGCCGGCGCAGCGCCGGATCGAGGGGAACGAGCGCCCCGTCTTCGTCGCGGTGCCTTCCGCCGGCCGAGCAGCGGGGGCGGCCCGTCCCGAGGAGATCGTCACCCGGCTTATGCAGCGGGCGATCGGGTACCAGATCCGGATCCGGAGGTAG